ATTTCGCATGAAGCCAAGACGGCGACTGAAAGGCTGGCCCGTGGCATGACCAGTGCGTCCCGCTTGATTGATTGGAAGACGCGGTTCATTGTAGAACGAAGCCACGATCACCGCCAAGCCGGCGACAGCAATGCAGGCCCGCCAGGTGCTCCCCGAGTCCTGCTTGACTGATGGGAAGTCGCCGTCCGATGTCGCATGAAGCCAAGACGGCGATAGCAAATCTGGCCCGTGGCATGACCACCGCGTCCCGCTTGATTgaagggaagacgccgtccgttGCAGAACGTAGCcacgatcaccaccaggacggcgacagcaaggcagGCCCGCGATATGCTCACCGCGTCccgcttgaccgatgggaagacgccgtccggcgcTGAAGGCTGCGGCGTGTAGGTCTCGTCTCCGCTGCGCAGCGGATCTCGTCGCAGCTTCGTTTCGAGAGCGGACGACTCCAGCACACCGTCGTCCGTCGCCACTGGGAGGTTGTCTGCCAGTGATCGACTGCTGATGACCTCCGTAGGTGGCGGCATTAGCGTCGAGATATCCATGGACACGTTCGACAGACGTCTTTCCAGAGCAGCTCTCAGCATCTTCTCTGGCCGCGACTTTCGTGTCTGATGCGCGTGCACTGGCAAgcgtttgcgctgcctgcatgcgCGACCGGGGTTTTCTTTACTGGCTCCGCTGAATGCGGAAAGactcgttttacgcatggccaataaaccTAAcgttcgttacttcaacgtctcccAGACGGTGGCGGCTTTTTTATCATTTGAAACACCTTGCAATATTTACAACACGTCTTAGGCCTTCCTGTCAATCCTAGGCCACGGCGAAGGGCTTTCGAccgaatgagctgtatacgctattgcCTAAAATAGGACATCAGGGCGCAGTGGGCGTGTGATGCGATTGGGTCCGCTTTGATTACTGCACTCACAACCACAAAGCTAACGAAGAACTGTCCTATTTTGCAGAGGGCAGAACTCAAAAGcggcttttttttactttctactGGACAGATTGATCTCGCGCTTGCCAGTAATGATGCCGCTCTCTTCTGTTCATTTTGCGTTATGTATCATTCCTCCTCGTTCTTGTGGCAGACATGCGAGTGTTACAGCTGATAATACGTCACGTGAGGAACACACATGCTTAAAACTTGTATAGGCTTCCTGAAAGGCGGCTATGGACAAAATGAAAGATTGCAACGTATCTGTAGCTACTTGTGCCCAGCTTCATAAAGCGCTTCTGTAAAGCATTGCGCGGATTGCAGCATATCCATGTGCTTTTCAGGCACGAGGCACAGTGCAACTGGCTTGCGCCTGTTTACAAACAAGGTGTTCACAGTTGGCGAGTTCATAAAATGGAAGATAACCTGTAGTGCCTGCACCTTTAACAAATGCTGTTCCCTAAAGCCGGCAAGAAATGCCATCTCTTCCACAGCCTTATGCAGCGCGCCTATCTCTCGGCCAAGGAGAAAGCAAAACCTGTTTATGAGAGCACTGTGTACGCGTTTTCTGGAAAAAGCAGGGGAACACACTGCATTGTTCCGAGAGCAGAAGGCGCGCCGCATGCCTGGGCCGAACGGCGGCGCGCGTTGTAGTGTGCATGCCACGGTCGCTTCTTGGTGGTCGATGCGCATGCAGCGAAGAAGGAAAGAGGCgctaaagaaagaaataaaagtgcaAGGTAAGGTGTCCATATACTCTCAATGGTCCTCTGCTCCGGTTGCTGTTCGCCAACATCCGCACTGTCATTGTCTGGCTCCATCAAGTCATACGATATGATAGCGAAAATTTCTATTTTCCAGTTCATCAAAAAACAGACTCAAGATTTCCTCTAATTACCGCGAGGAATATTCATGCTACCAGTCTAACAAGCTGATCAGTATTGGTGCATCCGCAAAACAGACAAGTAGGTTCTTCTACAAAGTTATAGCTTATCACCAAATGAGAGAACCTATACGGATAAACAaactaaccctcggccctcagtcacCAGCGGCTGCGAAGCATGTGACCAAGCCGGCGCTCAGACCCGTGTCTAAGCGGAGGGTTCTAAGAATCGCTGGCCCCGGACAGGCCGTCACAGGAATCTGAACTTGACTacttttaacgctagaaccttatccagtgaggttAGCCTATAGCAGTGCTATTCGAGGAGTTAGaaggtattaaatgggatgtcatgggGTTCCGTGAGGTTAGGAGGAAAGAATAGCCGTACACAGTGCTAAAGGGTgaacacgtactgtgctatcgtcgGTTAGAGGAGGAGAGACGAGAagtaggtgtgggtttcctcatcaGGATATGGCTGGAAACACAGAGGAATTTTGAAGTAATAGTGAGAGGGTGGCAGTTATCGCGATTAGGCTTATTAAGCGATACTGACCTAGGAGGTCACAAAAGAACTGCGGGAGTGGAAGTCGCCTTTAAGCTGGCGGCGGCCATCTTGAAGAGGGCAAGAAACCGCCGGCCCAGCGATTAGAAGCGCTGTTCGGCGACGTTGCGAGTGGTTTTTAATTATTTAACGGACATTCAAGTTCTTACCCAACACTTCGGGCTATGAGGCGATCCATATTGGAGTTCTCCGGAtctattttgaccacctggatttCTTACTTTCGGAGATGCCAGAGTACTGGGGAGTCTTTCATTACAGCGGCACCAGtttgcagctgccgctgccggctTCAAGACCATGACCTGGTGGTCAGCAGGCGAACGTCTTAGCCAACACCCGCTTATGTTAGCTTAAAGTAGAAAAGAATTGGCACAGTAATTTGCGTTTATTCATCTTCTTTAATGCACTCTCTTGAAATGTAGAAATTGAACAGTCATGTAAGTTTTCAGAACGAAAGGCAATCCAAAGCACAATAAATAGCAGTGCATGCAACAAACCTAACTAACAAATGCAGTATGTTGAAAAGGCGAAATGAGAACCACCGCTTCCAGTGCTTCAGATGATAAAAACGCGTACCTACTGCAGCAAACAATAAACCTGACTGCCGCGCTGATACAGGCAACTTTGTTGAGCTTAAAAGCAAACAATGCTCTTGAGTTCACAGTGTGCGTGCCCCGCTAACACAGAAACAAACAGCAAATATTCGAAGTACCAACATGGGGTTATACAACACTTTTCGCAACATGAATACGAAGATGGAGTCGTTTTTATTTTGTCAAACAGATACCGTTTGTTGGCTGATGATATAGATGATTGTAGTGACGACGAAGGCAAGCATCGTCGGTAGTAGAACCACCTTAACCCACAGGCTTGAATTGCAGTTTGCCTGGGGGGTGATCACTTGAAGAGCGCCGTGACCCTGCGCTGGAGGAAAACAAAAAGTGTAAATATTTACTGTCTCATCGGAGCACCCGCGATAGAGTAGCCGGGGCGAGGGAATTTATCTTACTTAAAACGTCTCAAATTATTTTTGCCCTCTCTCATCAGAGCTCGGAACTAATGCAATATCCTTGTATTTGATACGCCGAAGGAACCAAATCCCGCATGTTCAAGATTATTAAAAAGAATCGAATAAATTTTGAATTTATCGAACTCTTTTCAAATAATTTATATGATGTTCAAATAAGGCTAGCCGTAGACTTTCCCGCCGACTGTTTCAGGAAAAGGGCCCACTCCGACGCCGCACAGTACAGTGCCGTCATCATTTTGCGCGGCAGGGAGATTTGAGCATCGCGACATGATCCATTTGATTCGCGGTATTCgtaatgctcatacatggcctccgAGACTGGGCCACGCAGCAATACTCAGGCAGGTTTAGCAAACAATGCTTTGATGCCCAATCTCGGAGGTTATCGTCAGAAATCGCCCACCATCTGGGGACTAAGAAACAACTTGAACTCCACTACTCTACGACATCGATGCGAGCGTTGCCTTGTGTGAGTGCTGGCAAGCATTAGGCTGAAACGGCTGCCACCTGTCCGGTGCTGCCACCTCTTCCTGCGCCGGACGCATTTCGGCAAACAGGCATAAAATAGACGACCGGGAGCACTATAGAGATACAATACATTTCGGCTTGACCGCTCACGAAGCTGATTGCGCATACTATAAGAAATAAAAACACAACGCAGAAGGTGCAATAGGTTCATAGTGCCGCGAGAACATTAGATGCAGCCCCTTAGCCAATATAGAGCCTTAGGGGTTAACTTTTAAGCTGTTTAATGCGGCTCTTTTAGCATTCGCGTACTCTTAGACAAGTGACTAGACGAATTCCCCTCACCTTCAAAATATTTAGAACGCAGGCGATGAATAACGCGCCACACAGCATGGGTCAAAACCAAACTTCTTGGGCTCCAAACTTTTCGCAAAAGCTGCACGTATACACTGTCCGCAAAGCGTCTGCTCACATTCTTTCGTTTTTTCGGTGTATTCACGACGTGAACACATGAGCCACAAGATGCCCTTACCAGACTGTGCCCGATAGGGTGCCATATTGAGGGCACATTTTACTAAAGATCTGAAAAAAAAGAGTCctagacaacacacacacacacacacacacacacacacacacacacacacacacacacacacacacacacacacacacacacacacacacacacacacacacacacacacacacacacacacacacacacacacacacacacacacacacacacacacacacacacacacacacacacacacacacacacacacacacacacacacacacacacacacacacacacacacacacacacacacacacacacacacacacacacacacacacacacacacacacacacacacacacacacacacgcacgcacgcacgcacgcacgcacgcacagcgtTATCCATACCCCATCGTCTCACTGTCGCCGACGGAAAAGAGGGCATCCCACTGATCTATCATAGTGTTGGAGGACAGTTGCATCTCGCTCTCACAGGTGAAACAAATATTTGTTTTTATGAATAAACAAAGGGCGCATGAAGCAGATAATGGGCTTCCCCCTTTTTGGTTGGGCCAATCGGTTATTACTCTTGCACGGAAATCCCGTTCATCGAGAGAAAACTGTCTTCGTATGCTTTCGCGACGGAATTGACAAGGTCAAGAAAAACGAGAAGCGTACCTTGGGGGCGAGACACACTAAgcgcctctccccgagcacctctctgtatatacaGCTTAATGATTTTCGCCGCCACAAAATTCTCCAGGAGGCACGACAAACGACTTTGGCTAATAGCTGCCATATTCGTTACCTATCACCTGTTATCGTTAGTACACATCACAGCACGTGAGTCGCTACTTGTGTAtgtaatttgcatgttgcctgctTCCCTGCAATGTGGGGGctgaggggcatgtcaagccacaatttgtgactttttccctcgaccctcccAAATTGTACATggggaaaataaattgaattataTTGAGCTCATCTCCACAATTGTAGCCTCCAGCCGTCGGCAGATCATAGAGATATCAGCCGCGGTTCCCGATGACGCGTCCACTTTTGTCCCCAAGAGAATTTTGCGCACGGAAAGTGTGCGAAACCTACGCTGCGCAGCTTTGGATACGATGCCCAGATTAATTGCACATGACGTTACGTAAGAGATTTTGTGATTGGCGTTAACCTGCCGCATTTTGCACATTACGCTAAGCTGTGTAACTGTGAGTTCGTTGTGGTTAGAAAAAGAGGTTTTCCTGCATTACTTGCatacagcagcatcagcagtgcATGAAGACAAGTATTCTCGAACCTGGTATGGTTCAAACCGCACTTGTTACTTCCAACGCGTTCGTATACTGCATCTTGAGCCGGCTTCTTGTTCGTATGAGCACAGACCACGTAGCCAACACAAGCAGCAGTTGCCTAACCCAGACTCGTCGGCAGTAGCCACGACCTGTTTATGACATACCTCGTCTCCCGTTTGAAGCCCTCGCTGGTTACGCGCCGCGATGAAGACGCTCCGGCGGCGACGGGGGCGTCACCGTGGCCACGGGTTGCCTCCGGGACCACGGGCTGCCAAGGCTTGCGATGTATGAAGTCACGGATGCTGCGACGACGGGACTGGGGGTACCTCTGGGACGTCATGATGCCACGGCCACCCCAAAAGGCTTCCAAGTCCGAGTCCGCTGATCCCGTCGTGGGTCCGCAGTGCGAAGCGTTGGGCACCCCGCCGCCCAGCGCGATGTTGCTGAATCCGATCGTGTGGGCGGTGCGTTTGGGCATGGCTCTCGCTTTTTTGCACGAACCCATGTGTGCAGGCTGACAAGAAGTGCCTCTCAAGCCACCGCTGCTCTTGCCCTCACTCGTACGGTTAACGGCCAGTGCCGGCGcacctgctgctgcggctgctgctgcctcgTGTGCCACGTGCGGAATGCAGCGCGTGGCGCCAGCGCTCTCGCGATCACCTTCTTTTCTTCAgcatgaatgaaaaataataataattggttttttggggaaaggaaatggcgcagtatctgtctcatatatctttggacacctgaaccgcgccgtaagggaagggataaaggagggagtgaaagaagaaaggaagaataggtgccgtagtggagggctccggaataatttcgatcacctgggaatatttaacgtgcactgacatcgcacagcacacgggcgccttagcgtttttcctccataaaaacgcagccgctgcggtggggttcggacccgggaactccgaatcagtagccgagcgccctaaccactgagccaccgcggcgggtaatgaaaaTACTCCTGGTGACAACTTCAGCATTCACAGTGACCTTGAAAGAACAAGGTTTAAAAATAATGCCCTTTGTGAGCACAAATCTACAAAGACAAGACAGCAGGCAATCCACTGAAATGAAACCGAAAACAAAAACTGTGGTACAAATCCGTTTACCTAAATGTTCACAAAATTAGCCGTGCTGGCAAGGGCCAGACGAATCAGTCCAAATGCCAGTgcaaagagaaaggaggaagcaCAAAATGGAGAGAAGGACCGAGGACGGCGTAAAATAATGCGTTTCCATTAAAGGTCGAGGCACAAAAGGCATTTTCATACGGATAGGCAAATGACTATAGTAAAACAATAATCCTTAGAAAATAAAACAGCGCTTTACCGTTCCCTTGCTCCGTATAGATTCTGAAGTTTGGGCTTTTACGCTGGATATGATGCCAACACAAGCATCCTTATGGGACAAACTCCTGTTCCAGCAATAAGAAGGGTCGCAGTCGTGCCAGTTTATTCGTACAGCTCAAATGCATTGCGTTTATTAAGACATTGCGTTTATTAAGACCAAGGATCCATGCGTATTAAAGGAATATAAACCATTTAGAAACAAACTGAACAGAAAACTAAAAGTGCATAGgaaattctattttcatgccgaatttgacagctgctcgaataaacctgatattttatggcagaagttaaataccctcttgaatcgtcgcaggtcatctccgcgtgtagaaaagctacttcttggtggcaaagaaatatcgggaattgctctagcaaatgcgtttaacgattattttgtgggctactccaatagttgtgcatcgactgatatttcgacattactgcctgatagaaatcaattttcacttttttgttCGCCCTTTTACGGAACTTGAGGTACAGTCAGTTTTCCTTTCACTCAAAAATAGCTCAAGTTGCGACGTAGAAGGCATGCAGGTCCGGCCAGTCAAATATGTGCTCGATATTCTTTCTCCATATCTCACTTGTATCTTTAATATGTCTTTGGCGAGCGCTATCTTTCCGAAGAGGATGCAGATTGCAACAGTTTCGGTCCTGTTTAAGAAAGGTGACGTAAACGATAtaaaaaattacaggcctatttccattTTACCGGTGCTATCCAAGTGATTAGAGAAGCTAATACATATGcaaatgtctaattttttttataagcataatcttatttcctctgcccagtTTGGATTTATAAAACGCCGATCGACGGAATTAGCACTACTTgagcaaaaagaatttattctgtcgcagtttgacaacaagaattttgtgctcggcctttacatagatttcactaaagcatttgattgcatccatcattccatattacttgaaaagcttgagacttacggcgttcgaggacacagtcaaaatctcataaaatcgtacctagatcatcgccatcaatatgtacaaatagagaactgccgttcagatttgaaacaaatcaacagaggtgttcctcaaggcagtattctttgcccgttcctttttatagtctatataaatgacttagttcatatctacagagatgcaaaatacattttatacgctgatgacgctagtatatttttttcatcacctgaaTTTAGTAGCCATCAGAATAAAGCCAACTCTGCTCTAAGATCCCTTCATAAATGGTCCGCAGCAAACAGTctacaaattaatacaaaaaagacaaaagccgtaattttcagaccgaaatcgaagcaaataaacagcagtctaatcacccatctttacgagaacgaaaaaatcgaaatagatagtagtgttaaaatacttggagttatcttcacacaaaatatgctttgggatgcgcactttgaatctgtgtcagggatgctatctcgtgttgttggtatgacggcgcgacacagagctatattacctttcaatataaagcttcttatttacaatactctctttttctcttctttgtattattgtgtattggtatggg
This portion of the Amblyomma americanum isolate KBUSLIRL-KWMA chromosome 10, ASM5285725v1, whole genome shotgun sequence genome encodes:
- the LOC144106594 gene encoding uncharacterized protein LOC144106594, whose product is MGSCKKARAMPKRTAHTIGFSNIALGGGVPNASHCGPTTGSADSDLEAFWGGRGIMTSQRYPQSRRRSIRDFIHRKPWQPVVPEATRGHGDAPVAAGASSSRRVTSEGFKRETRVTALFK